The following are encoded in a window of Deinococcus fonticola genomic DNA:
- a CDS encoding nucleotidyl transferase AbiEii/AbiGii toxin family protein, with protein sequence MGRARQTLPIDVSFGNVITPASFTLAFPPMLVTEAVNVRVYPLETVVAEKFAALCELGLVTTRMKDVYDLWIITRRETLDPGTLKRAVTRSFSNRNTPPATEVLSGDFAADPEMQRKWSLSTSDGRVSKRQGNSLK encoded by the coding sequence GTGGGCCGCGCACGGCAGACCCTGCCCATCGACGTGTCGTTCGGGAACGTGATCACCCCGGCATCTTTTACTCTGGCCTTCCCGCCCATGCTGGTGACCGAGGCGGTGAACGTGCGGGTGTACCCGCTGGAAACGGTGGTCGCCGAAAAGTTCGCGGCGCTGTGTGAACTGGGTCTGGTCACTACCCGCATGAAGGACGTCTACGATCTGTGGATCATCACCCGGCGGGAGACGCTCGACCCTGGAACCCTGAAGCGGGCCGTGACCCGGTCTTTCAGCAACCGCAACACACCGCCCGCCACTGAAGTGCTGAGCGGAGACTTCGCGGCTGATCCTGAAATGCAACGGAAGTGGTCGCTCAGTACCTCAGACGGACGGGTCTCGAAACGCCAGGGCAATTCACTGAAGTGA
- a CDS encoding nucleotidyl transferase AbiEii/AbiGii toxin family protein, which produces MSLYTRYYTAARPTQDLDLAARHLPNTPEGIREALTEIVTQDFPDGLSFDPAEITTREMQIESEY; this is translated from the coding sequence ATAAGTCTCTACACTCGGTATTACACAGCCGCTAGGCCCACGCAGGATCTCGACCTCGCCGCCCGTCACCTGCCCAACACCCCGGAGGGAATCCGCGAAGCCCTGACCGAGATCGTCACGCAGGACTTCCCGGACGGTCTGAGCTTCGACCCGGCGGAGATCACCACCAGAGAGATGCAGATCGAAAGCGAGTACTAG
- a CDS encoding type IV toxin-antitoxin system AbiEi family antitoxin domain-containing protein, producing METSVSQTELLRTRFAQQGSYLTSSQVRAEGIDLKVIGRMIEAGEVEQVQRGVYRHTGADLPEHADLIELQLRVPYARPTLMTALDLHGLTTTRPTRIQVAIPTNRAMPDLTYPPVQVYWYPPEVYEAGTVSFGQPPLTFTAYSPEKTIADLLRLSGKLGRQPYLEGLANYLARPDRNLPELLRIARIDRVEDELRRDLEVLTHDEVR from the coding sequence ATGGAGACATCCGTTTCCCAGACCGAACTCCTGCGAACCCGCTTTGCCCAGCAGGGTAGTTATCTCACCAGTTCGCAGGTCAGGGCAGAGGGGATCGACCTCAAGGTTATCGGTCGCATGATCGAAGCCGGGGAGGTCGAACAGGTACAACGCGGTGTGTACCGCCACACCGGTGCTGACCTTCCCGAACACGCCGACCTGATCGAACTGCAACTCCGAGTTCCCTATGCCCGACCCACTCTGATGACAGCCCTCGACCTGCATGGTCTGACCACCACCCGCCCCACTCGGATTCAGGTCGCCATCCCCACCAACCGCGCCATGCCCGACCTGACCTATCCCCCTGTGCAGGTCTACTGGTATCCGCCCGAGGTCTACGAAGCAGGAACCGTCAGCTTTGGTCAACCCCCACTGACCTTCACTGCCTATTCTCCCGAGAAGACCATCGCCGACCTGCTGCGACTGTCCGGGAAGCTGGGGCGGCAGCCTTACCTCGAAGGACTGGCCAACTACCTCGCCCGACCTGACCGAAACCTCCCTGAACTCCTGCGAATAGCCCGCATCGACCGGGTGGAGGATGAACTGCGCCGCGATCTGGAGGTACTCACCCATGACGAAGTCCGCTGA
- a CDS encoding helix-turn-helix domain-containing protein has product MPTSKRPASDARKVFGIRLREARWERDLTLEDVAEKADMNWSYIAQVERGERNVSIDNLAALADAVDMALPDLLQPLPAGTDDQKTQAVSKKKKQTNG; this is encoded by the coding sequence ATGCCTACCTCCAAGCGCCCTGCCAGCGATGCCCGCAAAGTCTTCGGAATAAGACTGCGAGAGGCGAGGTGGGAACGAGACTTGACCTTGGAGGACGTCGCCGAAAAGGCGGACATGAACTGGTCGTACATCGCCCAGGTAGAACGCGGGGAGCGCAACGTCAGCATCGACAACCTGGCAGCACTGGCGGACGCGGTGGATATGGCCCTGCCGGATCTTCTTCAGCCCTTACCAGCAGGCACGGATGACCAGAAAACGCAAGCAGTATCGAAAAAGAAAAAACAGACAAACGGGTAG
- a CDS encoding HNH endonuclease: MTRKRKQYRKRKNRQTGRYALAHRMLAAEFLGRPLLAGEIVHHRDGDSTNNTRENLLVLPSQACHAHIEAVLRREQRGQPFLFPELLRGVRREASGTLFDNVLP, encoded by the coding sequence ATGACCAGAAAACGCAAGCAGTATCGAAAAAGAAAAAACAGACAAACGGGTAGGTACGCCCTCGCCCACAGGATGCTGGCCGCAGAATTCCTCGGACGCCCACTGCTCGCGGGTGAGATCGTCCATCACCGCGACGGGGACAGCACCAACAACACCCGAGAAAATCTGCTGGTGCTACCCAGCCAGGCCTGCCACGCGCATATCGAAGCCGTATTGCGAAGGGAACAACGAGGGCAGCCCTTCCTGTTCCCGGAACTCCTGCGAGGTGTCCGACGCGAAGCCAGCGGCACGCTGTTCGACAATGTGCTGCCCTGA
- a CDS encoding tyrosine-type recombinase/integrase — translation MVPKRKKAKNTQANARQKPSGQWEVSRSLKDIGKRIYATAPTEAKARKLLDLKIAAIRKGDAVATRPDVTFHAFAERVIQDREGLGRRTRDLYTTILRLYLKPLHNLKLDEIKPETLRSLYARLRRDDYSDTVRRHCHVLVRMVLETAREDGKIAKNPAAVRGIRPKPERGDDNPVPLAYTRSQVELLLRAVPEITHGEIIEFLLRTGMRRGEALALKWEAVDMVGATAEVRATRSMTLGTIYEGSPKTPQSRRKVPLSPETLRLLRDLKAKNRERQAALYPDEPQSPYVFPLVNGKPPRPDNVRRTLRQIVDRANESLLEEAKRRAAETGATVEKTDAIPLLKMQVYLHVFKQDTTMPNLELDMKPDPEEDDSEEENADGSLS, via the coding sequence ATGGTGCCCAAACGCAAGAAAGCAAAAAATACACAGGCGAACGCTCGCCAGAAGCCTTCCGGTCAGTGGGAAGTGTCGAGGTCTCTGAAAGACATCGGCAAGCGAATTTACGCGACCGCCCCGACCGAAGCCAAAGCCCGAAAACTGCTCGACCTCAAGATCGCGGCCATTCGGAAAGGCGACGCGGTGGCCACTCGACCGGACGTCACCTTCCATGCTTTCGCGGAAAGGGTGATTCAGGATCGTGAAGGTCTGGGTCGGCGCACCAGAGACCTCTACACCACGATTCTGCGGCTGTACCTCAAGCCGCTCCACAACCTGAAACTCGACGAGATCAAACCTGAAACGCTCCGCAGTCTCTATGCCAGGCTGCGACGCGACGACTACTCCGATACGGTGCGGCGGCATTGCCACGTCCTGGTCAGGATGGTGCTGGAGACAGCCAGAGAGGACGGAAAGATCGCCAAGAACCCGGCAGCGGTACGTGGCATCAGGCCCAAACCCGAGCGCGGTGACGACAACCCGGTTCCACTGGCCTACACCCGCAGTCAGGTCGAACTTCTGCTGCGGGCCGTACCGGAGATCACGCACGGTGAAATCATCGAATTCCTCCTGCGAACCGGGATGCGCCGGGGAGAAGCGCTGGCCCTGAAGTGGGAGGCCGTGGATATGGTCGGCGCGACGGCTGAAGTGAGGGCGACCAGATCCATGACCCTCGGCACCATCTACGAGGGGTCACCGAAAACACCACAGTCGAGACGCAAGGTTCCACTCTCACCTGAGACGCTGCGGCTTCTCCGCGACTTGAAAGCGAAGAACCGGGAACGGCAGGCCGCCCTCTATCCCGACGAACCGCAGTCGCCATACGTGTTCCCACTGGTGAACGGTAAACCGCCGCGACCCGACAACGTGCGCCGCACCCTGCGGCAAATCGTGGATCGTGCCAACGAGTCGCTACTGGAGGAAGCCAAACGCCGGGCTGCCGAAACGGGGGCAACAGTCGAGAAGACAGACGCCATTCCCCTGCTGAAGATGCAGGTGTACCTGCACGTCTTCAAGCAGGACACGACCATGCCGAACCTCGAACTCGATATGAAGCCGGATCCGGAAGAGGACGACAGCGAGGAGGAGAATGCGGACGGCAGCCTCTCTTGA
- a CDS encoding amidase family protein: MSDPILDLDACALTAALQRGDLTCHEVVGLYLRRIERLNPQLHAVITLNPQAMPDAARLDALPPEQRGPLHGVPMLIKDNIDVAGLPTTAGSTLMKDHLPAQDAPVVARLRATGAVILGKANMTEWANFMTLGMRNGYSSLGGATINPWGEELDAGGSSSGSGVGAAARLCAAAIGTETSGSIVSPAHQNGVIGLKPTLGLVPRTGIIPISHSQDTAGPITRTVRDAALIMSVIAGPDAADAVTRERPVPSFILRPEQLGGATIGIMTDEAHVTDEESQAVRQVRDALTQGGATVRDVSFPSRAHLQGLGWSLEVLLYEFKGDLNAYLKSVQRGPRTLAEVIAGNDERPEECLRYGQTLLHAAEGTRGDASEQAYTRARARDLRVTREGGFDELFSTGLDAVIFPGIHSYWLAARAGYPSMALPTYPGGKPGGVLMVAPAGADGHLMNYASHLNRLLGGVRFPPLDL, encoded by the coding sequence ATGTCCGACCCCATTCTCGATCTGGATGCCTGCGCCCTGACGGCGGCCCTGCAACGCGGTGACCTGACCTGCCACGAGGTGGTGGGCCTGTACCTGCGCCGGATCGAGCGCCTGAACCCGCAGCTTCACGCGGTGATCACGCTGAACCCGCAGGCCATGCCGGACGCCGCCCGCCTGGACGCTTTGCCGCCGGAGCAGCGCGGCCCGCTGCACGGCGTGCCCATGCTGATCAAGGACAACATCGACGTGGCCGGGCTGCCTACCACGGCAGGCAGCACCCTGATGAAAGACCACCTGCCCGCGCAGGATGCGCCGGTCGTGGCCCGGCTGCGGGCAACGGGCGCGGTCATTCTGGGCAAGGCCAACATGACCGAATGGGCCAACTTCATGACGCTCGGCATGCGCAACGGCTACTCGTCCCTGGGCGGCGCCACCATCAACCCCTGGGGGGAAGAACTCGACGCTGGCGGCAGCAGTTCGGGCAGCGGCGTGGGCGCGGCGGCCCGTCTGTGCGCCGCCGCCATCGGCACCGAGACGAGCGGCAGTATCGTCAGCCCCGCGCACCAGAACGGCGTCATCGGCCTGAAACCCACCCTGGGCCTGGTGCCGCGCACCGGCATCATTCCTATCAGCCACAGTCAGGACACCGCCGGGCCGATCACCCGCACGGTGCGGGACGCCGCCCTGATCATGTCCGTGATTGCCGGGCCGGACGCCGCCGACGCCGTAACACGCGAGCGCCCCGTGCCCAGTTTTATACTGCGCCCCGAGCAACTCGGGGGCGCGACCATCGGCATCATGACCGATGAAGCGCACGTCACCGACGAGGAAAGCCAGGCGGTTCGGCAGGTGCGGGACGCGCTGACGCAAGGTGGCGCGACCGTCCGCGACGTGTCCTTCCCCAGCCGCGCCCATCTGCAGGGCCTGGGCTGGTCACTGGAAGTCCTGCTGTACGAATTCAAAGGCGACCTGAACGCCTACCTGAAGAGCGTGCAACGTGGCCCGCGCACCCTCGCCGAAGTCATCGCCGGAAACGACGAGCGCCCCGAAGAGTGCCTGCGCTACGGCCAGACCCTGCTGCACGCCGCCGAAGGCACCCGGGGGGACGCCAGTGAACAGGCCTACACCCGCGCCCGCGCCCGTGACCTGCGCGTGACCCGCGAGGGGGGCTTCGACGAACTGTTCAGCACGGGCCTGGACGCCGTGATTTTCCCCGGTATCCACTCCTACTGGCTGGCTGCCCGCGCGGGTTACCCCAGCATGGCCCTGCCCACCTACCCCGGCGGGAAACCGGGCGGCGTCCTGATGGTCGCCCCCGCCGGCGCGGACGGCCACCTCATGAATTACGCCTCGCACCTCAACCGCCTGCTGGGCGGCGTACGCTTTCCACCCCTTGATCTGTAG
- a CDS encoding prephenate dehydratase, with protein sequence MTADASPTVAFQGNSGSYGEIAALNAMSTPPGTTVNTLGYPTFHELLRAIENGEAEYGVLPVENSLMGAIHQAIDLLSDTELHVIGEVVVRVSHCLMALPGVELRDIRRVLSQQPALDQCTNLIKEYGWHPVAKHDTAGSAKDIQERGARDEAAIASRRAAELYGLNILKEEVEDEAFNYTRFMVLSRHEPLPSDAPHKTSLVFAVRHTPGFLVETLSELRGLNLSRIESRPRRDRAWSYLMYIDLEGKASDPQVALALAGVLRKASYAKIIGSYPMALAPVE encoded by the coding sequence ATGACCGCCGACGCCTCCCCCACCGTCGCCTTTCAGGGCAATTCCGGAAGTTACGGCGAGATAGCGGCCCTGAACGCCATGTCCACCCCGCCGGGCACCACGGTCAACACCCTCGGTTACCCCACCTTTCACGAATTGCTACGGGCCATCGAGAACGGGGAAGCGGAGTACGGCGTGCTGCCGGTCGAGAACAGCCTGATGGGGGCCATTCACCAGGCCATCGACCTGCTCAGCGACACCGAACTGCACGTCATCGGCGAGGTGGTGGTGCGCGTCAGTCACTGCCTGATGGCCCTGCCCGGTGTGGAGTTACGCGACATCAGGCGCGTGCTGAGCCAGCAACCTGCGCTCGATCAATGCACGAACCTGATCAAGGAGTACGGCTGGCACCCCGTCGCCAAGCACGACACCGCCGGCAGCGCCAAGGACATTCAGGAGCGCGGCGCCCGTGACGAGGCAGCCATTGCCAGCCGCCGCGCCGCCGAGCTGTATGGCCTGAACATCCTGAAAGAGGAAGTCGAGGACGAAGCCTTCAACTACACGCGCTTCATGGTGCTCTCGCGCCACGAACCCCTGCCCAGCGACGCGCCGCACAAGACCAGCCTGGTGTTCGCCGTGCGGCACACGCCGGGGTTCCTGGTGGAGACCCTCAGCGAACTGCGCGGCCTGAACCTCTCGCGCATCGAGAGCCGTCCGCGGCGCGACCGGGCCTGGAGTTACCTGATGTACATCGACCTGGAAGGCAAGGCCAGCGACCCGCAGGTGGCCCTGGCGCTGGCCGGGGTGCTGCGCAAGGCCAGTTACGCCAAGATCATCGGCAGTTACCCCATGGCGCTGGCTCCTGTGGAGTAA
- the ndk gene encoding nucleoside-diphosphate kinase produces MERTFAMIKPDGVRRGLTPEILARIHRKGYRVVGLKQMVIPREVAQAHYGEHKERPFFGELVDFITGGPVVAIALEGENAITGWRAMMGATNPANAAPGTIRADFATTTGENVTHGSDSPESAERELGLFFKEDELLK; encoded by the coding sequence ATGGAACGTACTTTTGCCATGATTAAACCCGACGGCGTGCGCCGTGGCCTGACCCCCGAGATTCTTGCCCGGATTCACCGCAAAGGTTACCGCGTGGTGGGCCTCAAGCAGATGGTCATTCCCCGTGAAGTGGCGCAGGCGCACTACGGCGAGCACAAGGAGCGCCCGTTCTTCGGTGAACTGGTGGACTTCATCACGGGTGGCCCGGTGGTCGCCATTGCGCTGGAAGGCGAGAACGCCATTACCGGCTGGCGGGCCATGATGGGCGCCACCAACCCCGCCAACGCCGCCCCCGGCACCATTCGCGCCGACTTCGCCACGACGACGGGCGAGAACGTGACTCACGGCAGCGACAGCCCCGAGAGCGCCGAGCGTGAACTGGGCCTGTTCTTCAAGGAAGACGAACTGCTGAAGTAA
- a CDS encoding VUT family protein, with protein MNAPVSPTALGKPALTPTLLIILYALSILLANITLNKFIPLPVFGLLSVGTIFFAAVFTLRDRIHRAGGLKAVYIAIALALLVNTVAAALLHTPLRFIGASFLAILVGELADTAVYQRLIHRSWWTRVLTSNAVSVPLDSVLFTLLAFYGDMSTRDILQIIFADIVAKYVIAALFAFRARHAAAQAA; from the coding sequence ATGAATGCACCCGTGTCCCCCACCGCGCTGGGCAAACCCGCCCTGACGCCCACTCTGCTGATCATTCTGTACGCACTGAGCATCCTGCTGGCGAACATCACGCTGAACAAGTTCATTCCCCTGCCCGTGTTCGGGCTCCTGAGCGTGGGGACTATTTTCTTCGCGGCGGTGTTCACGCTGCGTGACCGGATTCACCGGGCCGGCGGCCTTAAGGCCGTTTACATCGCCATTGCGCTGGCCCTGCTGGTGAACACTGTGGCGGCGGCCCTGTTGCACACGCCCCTGCGCTTTATCGGGGCTTCGTTCCTCGCCATTCTGGTGGGCGAACTGGCCGATACGGCGGTGTACCAGCGCCTCATCCACCGCAGCTGGTGGACGCGGGTGCTGACCAGCAACGCCGTCAGCGTTCCGCTGGATTCCGTTCTGTTCACGCTGCTGGCCTTTTACGGCGACATGAGCACGCGCGACATCCTGCAGATCATCTTCGCGGACATTGTGGCGAAGTACGTCATCGCGGCGCTGTTCGCTTTCCGGGCACGCCACGCCGCCGCGCAGGCCGCTTGA
- a CDS encoding prepilin peptidase has translation MNVDTLMIIFAGIFGLLVGSFSNVLIWRLPRHENIAFPPSHCPKCDHQLRAIDLVPVFSWVSLGGKCRYCRAPINPRYPMVETITGLAYAAIAALYPVTTYGVAPLGLMFLFTILLAGSLIDLEVFELPDELTLVGVALGLIFAFLHGGVGNLPDLPQALNGALMGAGIIVLISLLGSWVMRRFRERQYPEFPVGYQQISLGLLVGAWFGPLAALIAAAASMLLNMGARKVVRVPEIITLGGFFVSLVLSSSGLGPNLINLLQGGLAGAGAASLLCGVYWWIVNARNKQADAEAEDAPSDPVAMGFGDVKLMAAIGAFLGWQAVLVALVVSVFAGAVIGLVMMAMKKGNKIPFGPYLAIGAVVALFWGEPIIRWYSGLMGL, from the coding sequence GTGAATGTGGATACCCTCATGATTATTTTTGCTGGAATTTTCGGCCTGCTGGTCGGGTCTTTCAGCAACGTCCTGATCTGGCGCCTGCCCCGGCACGAGAACATCGCCTTTCCCCCAAGTCACTGCCCGAAGTGCGACCACCAGTTGCGCGCCATCGACCTGGTGCCGGTGTTCTCCTGGGTGTCGCTGGGCGGAAAGTGCCGGTATTGCCGGGCGCCCATCAACCCGCGTTACCCGATGGTCGAAACCATCACTGGCCTGGCTTATGCAGCCATCGCGGCGCTGTACCCGGTCACGACTTACGGCGTTGCGCCGCTGGGCCTGATGTTCCTGTTCACGATCCTGCTGGCGGGCAGCCTGATTGACCTGGAAGTCTTTGAACTGCCGGACGAACTGACGCTGGTGGGCGTGGCCCTGGGCCTGATTTTCGCCTTCCTACATGGAGGTGTGGGCAATTTGCCTGACCTGCCGCAGGCCCTGAACGGCGCCCTGATGGGCGCGGGCATCATCGTGCTGATCAGCCTGCTGGGTTCCTGGGTCATGCGCCGCTTCCGGGAAAGGCAGTACCCGGAATTTCCCGTGGGTTACCAGCAGATTTCGCTGGGTCTGCTGGTGGGCGCGTGGTTCGGCCCGCTTGCTGCTCTAATTGCTGCCGCCGCGTCCATGCTCCTGAACATGGGGGCCAGGAAAGTGGTGCGTGTGCCCGAGATCATCACGCTGGGCGGCTTTTTCGTGAGCCTCGTCCTGAGCAGCAGTGGCCTGGGGCCGAACCTCATCAACCTGTTGCAGGGCGGTCTGGCGGGCGCGGGCGCGGCGTCCTTACTGTGCGGCGTGTACTGGTGGATCGTGAACGCCCGGAACAAGCAGGCGGACGCTGAGGCCGAAGACGCCCCCAGTGATCCGGTCGCCATGGGTTTCGGGGACGTGAAACTGATGGCCGCCATCGGCGCGTTCCTGGGGTGGCAGGCAGTGCTGGTCGCCCTGGTGGTGTCGGTGTTTGCCGGCGCGGTCATCGGCCTGGTCATGATGGCCATGAAGAAAGGCAACAAAATTCCCTTCGGCCCCTACCTGGCGATCGGGGCGGTGGTGGCCCTGTTCTGGGGTGAACCCATCATCCGCTGGTACTCGGGCCTGATGGGTCTGTAA
- the cmk gene encoding (d)CMP kinase, with amino-acid sequence MIVTIDGVAASGKSSVSSGVARALGVPYVSSGLLYRAAALLALEAGAALEDEAAVLALLEGSGLRLEPLAEGNRVWAGGRELTPDLHSTRVDKGVSAVAGLPGVRAWIDAQLRALPQPFVAEGRDMGTNVFPHAQAKFYLTASPRVRAERRARERPEDIPAIEAALTKRDEADRRQISPAADALVIDTGPLDLLGVIEVILSALPEHEAGRTS; translated from the coding sequence GTGATTGTGACGATTGATGGCGTGGCGGCCAGTGGCAAGTCGAGTGTGTCGAGTGGGGTGGCGCGGGCGCTGGGCGTGCCTTACGTGAGCAGTGGGCTGCTGTACCGGGCGGCGGCGCTGCTGGCGCTGGAGGCGGGCGCAGCGCTGGAGGACGAGGCGGCGGTGCTGGCCCTGCTGGAGGGCAGCGGCCTGAGGCTGGAACCGCTGGCGGAGGGCAACCGCGTGTGGGCGGGGGGGCGCGAGTTGACGCCGGACTTGCACTCCACGCGGGTGGACAAGGGGGTCAGCGCGGTGGCGGGCCTGCCGGGTGTGCGGGCGTGGATCGACGCGCAGTTGCGGGCCCTGCCGCAACCGTTCGTGGCCGAGGGGCGCGACATGGGAACGAATGTCTTTCCACACGCGCAGGCGAAGTTTTACCTGACCGCCAGCCCCCGGGTGCGGGCCGAGCGGCGGGCCAGGGAGCGCCCGGAAGACATCCCGGCCATCGAGGCCGCCCTGACGAAACGCGATGAGGCAGATCGCCGGCAGATCAGCCCCGCGGCGGACGCACTGGTGATCGACACCGGGCCGCTGGATTTGCTGGGCGTCATCGAGGTGATTCTTTCTGCCCTGCCTGAGCATGAAGCTGGCCGCACCAGCTGA
- a CDS encoding phosphatase PAP2 family protein: MSAPRHPARPAHLLSLLLLVGLPLLGVGLIAEDLLEKERFQFEEPLMTWIHAHATPALTSVAVFLHHFGGPYVMVPVFLLLAAWLWQRKERHLANFTLFALAGAGILNAAMKLIFNRARPELWTRIVTEGGASFPSGHSMFAAALSTVLVLLAWHTRWRLLALTLGLAYTLLMLYSRMLLGVHYPTDVLAGALSGTAWTYGVYRLMGGRPSKLDVPLTKQEVASGPSGRSQ; this comes from the coding sequence ATGTCGGCTCCCCGCCACCCGGCCCGCCCCGCCCACCTGCTCAGCCTGCTGCTTCTGGTGGGTCTGCCCCTGTTGGGCGTCGGGCTGATCGCCGAAGACCTGCTGGAAAAAGAACGCTTCCAGTTCGAGGAACCCCTCATGACCTGGATTCATGCACACGCCACGCCCGCCCTGACCAGCGTGGCGGTGTTCCTGCACCACTTCGGCGGCCCTTACGTGATGGTGCCGGTTTTTCTGCTGCTGGCCGCTTGGCTGTGGCAGCGCAAGGAACGCCACCTGGCAAACTTCACGCTGTTTGCGCTGGCCGGCGCAGGCATCCTGAACGCGGCCATGAAGCTGATCTTCAACCGCGCCCGGCCCGAACTGTGGACGCGCATCGTCACCGAGGGCGGCGCGTCCTTTCCCAGCGGTCACAGCATGTTCGCCGCGGCCCTGAGCACAGTGCTGGTGCTGCTGGCGTGGCACACCCGCTGGCGTTTGCTGGCCCTGACGCTGGGCCTCGCGTACACCCTGCTGATGCTGTACTCCCGCATGCTGCTGGGCGTTCATTACCCGACCGACGTTCTGGCCGGGGCGCTGTCCGGCACGGCCTGGACTTATGGCGTATACCGCCTGATGGGCGGCCGACCCAGCAAACTTGACGTGCCGCTCACGAAGCAGGAAGTGGCGAGTGGCCCTTCGGGCAGGAGCCAGTAA
- a CDS encoding RNA-guided endonuclease InsQ/TnpB family protein, producing MTQIQTTTHYKAFKFRLYPTKAQQAVLNEQLWLCRSLYNCALQERRDAYRKCGISLSGYDQKKHLPEIKAALPEYGKVYSQVLQDVILRLDKAFKAFFRRVKAGEKPGYPRFQGRDRFDSLHYPQLGFSVSEKTAFFSKIGNIRIKLHRPIEGKIKTATIKREGDEWYAVYTCEVEARPLPATGSQVGVDVGTTWFAITSDGEFVENPRHYRRAMKKLRTAQRAVARKPNKRSNRRKKAVKRVAKIHRKVARQRLDFHHKTATKLIRENDLIAHEDLNVGGMGRGNLARSIHDVGWSQFFSLLALKAVDAGRQVVRVDPRFTSQACSQCGHTCKQNRVSQAQFKCIQCGHEMNADENAALNILARALPSGANVSGCAERPLRSLGL from the coding sequence GTGACGCAAATCCAGACTACCACGCATTACAAAGCGTTTAAGTTCCGCCTTTACCCCACGAAGGCGCAGCAAGCTGTTCTCAATGAACAGCTTTGGCTTTGTCGGAGCTTATATAACTGCGCTCTGCAAGAACGTCGGGACGCTTACCGTAAATGCGGTATATCGCTTTCGGGATATGACCAAAAGAAGCATCTCCCCGAAATAAAAGCCGCCCTACCGGAGTACGGGAAGGTTTATAGCCAAGTCCTACAGGATGTAATTCTACGGCTGGACAAAGCGTTTAAGGCATTTTTCAGACGTGTTAAGGCGGGGGAAAAGCCGGGTTATCCACGCTTTCAAGGGCGTGACCGTTTCGATTCCTTGCATTACCCCCAGCTTGGATTCAGCGTCTCCGAAAAGACGGCTTTCTTCTCCAAGATTGGGAATATCAGAATTAAACTGCACCGCCCGATAGAAGGCAAAATCAAGACCGCTACTATCAAGCGTGAAGGCGACGAATGGTATGCAGTCTACACCTGTGAAGTAGAAGCTCGGCCTCTCCCTGCTACGGGGAGTCAGGTGGGCGTGGACGTGGGTACGACATGGTTTGCCATCACCTCAGACGGCGAGTTCGTGGAAAATCCCCGGCACTACCGGAGAGCCATGAAGAAGTTGCGAACTGCTCAGCGTGCGGTGGCCCGCAAGCCGAACAAGCGCAGCAACAGACGAAAGAAAGCGGTCAAGCGGGTTGCTAAGATTCACCGTAAAGTGGCTCGGCAACGGCTGGACTTCCACCACAAGACGGCTACCAAGCTCATCCGAGAGAATGACTTGATTGCCCATGAGGACTTGAACGTCGGCGGTATGGGACGCGGGAATCTGGCCCGCAGTATTCACGACGTTGGATGGTCGCAGTTTTTCTCTCTCCTTGCTCTCAAAGCGGTAGATGCTGGTCGGCAAGTTGTGCGGGTTGACCCCCGATTCACCAGTCAAGCATGTTCGCAATGCGGGCATACTTGCAAGCAAAATCGGGTATCACAAGCACAGTTCAAGTGCATTCAATGCGGCCATGAAATGAATGCCGACGAAAATGCAGCCTTGAACATTCTGGCAAGGGCATTGCCATCAGGGGCTAACGTGAGCGGTTGCGCTGAGCGTCCCCTGAGAAGCCTCGGCCTTTAG